TATTAGAAACTGTGGATATAAATAGACTTCGGAGTAAGGACTCCGGTCCGCGGATCGCTGTGGAGGAGTACAATATCCCCACAAAAAAGTgagaaatttgaaattccGGCTGATTGTTGTTTTTGACCCTGGTTGCTACATTTGAACAATAGGATTTTGAAAGCGTTACTATGacaattttggagaagtcCGGGGTTACAAGGTTGAGTACAAAGTGATCAAAAGCGCAATTATCTACATATGGCAAGCAAAGACGGTTGCTGTAAGACAGAGCTACTCAgtcctttcttttttgcAAACCAAACCATCTTGATTGTGCGTGATCCAATCTCTATGGCACCCAACTGTTGGGGATGAGCCACTGCGCCTAGATCATCTAttaactttcttttcttttttccaTCGCGCAAATTTTGTATTTTTTACCCGAtggagtttctttttctgacTAAGGTATAAAGGTAGACGGAACACTTgcaaatcttttcttctgtcaCATTCATTTTTGCACAAAAGCTTCAAGATTGAATAGCAATCGCTTCCCCAAATTCAACTATTATCCCACACTCCCCATTAAATGTCGTTATCGTTAGACAACATAGTTCCAAGCTTCAGATTGGACGGATCAGTCAGTATTGTCACTGGTGGTTCCGGAGGGCTGGCTTCTGTGATCACCAAAGCCCTTTTGGCACAAGGTTCCGAAATTGCTGTCGTTGATCTCAACTTGGAACGTACAAAGGAGGCAGCCGAGCTCCTGATCGAGTGGGGAAAGGAAAACCTCGCCAAGGCCAATGGAGGCTCTGTACCTAGAGTGACTTACTGGGCCTGTAACGTTGCCGACGCTGCCAATGTCGAGGAGGTATTCACCAATGTCAACAAGGAACATGGTAAGTTGGCTGAATACTTAGTACATTGCGCCGGATACTGCGAGAATTTTCCGGCTCATGAGTACCCTGCCCGAAATGCAGAAAGCTTGGTACAGGTCAATTTGCTGGGGTCACTATATGTTTCCCAGTCATTTGCCCGTCCTTTAATTAAATCCGGCCACAGAAACGGATCCATCGTGCTAGTTGGATCCATGTCCGGGACTATTGTTAACGACCCACAACCTCAAGTCGCATACAATATGTCTAAGGCTGGTGTCATTCACCTGGCAAGATCACTTGCTTGCGAATGGGCTCCTTACAACATCAGAGTTAACACACTGTCTCCAGGATACATCCTGACACCTTTGACCAGAAACGTCATTTCAGGTCATACTGAAATGAAGGATTCTTGGGAATCAAAAGTACCTATGAAGAGGCTAGCTGAACCTAACGAATTCGTGGGCTCAGTTCTCTACCTCCTTTCGAAGACTGGCTCTTCTTACACCACAGGACATAACCTGGTGGTCGATGGTGGTTACGAATGCTGGTAAGAGCCGTTCATTATTTTTCTACATGTATATTAGTATATTAGTGATAGGTAATACAGTCTACCAATCTTAAAGGTTTAAATTTGTTTCTTATCTTCTGGATCTAAGCTTATATGCCAGCTTTTTAAATCGTCTCGTAGGTCAGCCAATCCTAGCAGTTTTGGTGTTCTGCGTCGCTTATCGTGATCAAAATCATCgagatcattgaaaagatcactGTCATCAGGATCCGGCTCGTCCTCATCAAATTGTTGCATCTTGGTTATCCATTGGCTTCGAACTTCTGAATCATGAGTGGGTCCATTCGGCGAATTTTCGTAGGAACCATGAAGAATATCAATAAACGCTACCCCATCTTCATTCCTTTTCCATCCTGTGCCGTTGTAGAAAATATCTTCAACGCACTCTGATGGAGTAAACTCGGGGTAGAAATCATCACCGATATTGAACCATGAGTATTGTAACGTCTTACTTACCAGATAGTTCAATGTAGGATCTGTAAGTATGCTGCTCTTGTTTCGAGAATCTTGATTCTCCGACCCTTTGACATTGGTATGATCGGTCCGAAAATGTAACTGATCCCTTGCATCCCGTTTGGAATTAGTGGTACGATGCTTGGTCGGTGTCAGTGGTGAAGTCAATGCAGAATTGGGATTTGAGGTGGAGTTATTTTCgccaaaagaagaatttgtaTCTTCGTCTATCACCTGATTCAATCCCTGAAAAATATGTGAGGTTTCCAGCTGAGGGACATTGAACTCTCTCTCGGGACTGCTGTCTATGGAAGTCCTTGAAGCAGGAGACCCCACAGTATTTCTATAACTACTATATCCACTTGATGGCCCATTAGTCTTCTTATCATCCAAATGTTTCATTAGAATTGAAATTTTGCATATGGAGTTAATTTTACTGTCTGCCAACAGATACCTATTCGTGGTCATCTCACTAAAATTGATATACTCAGTCAGGTTGACAGCAATCTTTCCCAACCTTACCTTCtgcaatttctttggatgtttgtttgaagaagatgtaGCCCTACTATCCTGGTCCTGATATTCAACGTACACTTTTAGCAAGAGCCATTTGTTCTCCATAAGGCCTGTCTTCTGGTCCTCACCTATTTTCAATATTATGTCATGGTTCTGATAGTTCCAAGTTACTTTGTTATTTTCTATTGGTTCCTTCTCTGTTTGTGATTGATACAATACATGTGTGCCCATTGATTTGCTTGTTTGTTCGTCATGCGAATTAGAATGGCTACCTTTGTTCCGTATCTGGATCTTAACGTACACTTTTCCTGCTAATTGAGGAATATTTATTAGTTCAGATATTGCCATATACAGATGAAACCGATGCTTCCTCATATTATGCTTTAGTACGTTCATTAGGAACTGTCGGTTGATACCAGAGCAACAGAAGGCCCTTTGTTGGGGAACTGGAACTGCAAATAATACATATTGTGCGGTGCACGCTATACAAAGAAGTATATGTATCTGCTTTGGTGACAAAATCAAGTAATCCTTagatcttcatcatcagagTCAATTATGAACTCCTCAGGACCAGCAGTATCATCCTGACCATCTTCTAAATCAAATAATTCAAATGAATCTCCTTCATTGAGGTTTGGGAGTTTTTTGTATCGAAATTGATTAATTCGTTCTTTGAGCCTATCAACCAGTTTCCGGCGACGTTGTCTTcccagaaaaaaaaacagaATTAAGAGGCCTATGGTCATAAACATCAACATTGAAGCTAAATAATTTCCTTTCGACCCTGGTTTACTAAATGAATTGTTCATTTGGTATTTTGGGCGAGTGAAACCATCTACTTCACCGCCATTCACAAATTGTCCTGAAGGATTATTATAACCAACTTTTACGTCAGAAGTGTCTATGCTTTCTGAAGAGGCATATAATAGAGCCCTTCCCAAGGTCCATGAAAACTCTAATCCGTTGATTTTTTCTGCTACTTGTAAATGGGTGAAATTGCTTTCGACTAGCGATGAATCAACCTCAGGGAGTCCCAAACCTCGATGAAGGATATTCAGCAGATACGTCGATTTGAAGCATAATTCTGCAAGCTCATCATCCTTGAGATCGTATACTCTATTTTTGTCCttgttgttcaatttgTCCAGTTCTTTCCACGGCATGTTGCATATCTTCAGTGTTTCGGCAGCAAAGGTCTCATACGAATACGCATTACCATATGACATCAAATCCTTgctttttttgatttgcAGAATATTGGAAATAGCATCCCAGTAACCTGACACACCAACAAACTTATTCACGTCAAAATCTATTGCTGGCAAGGATGAATTGGTAAGAAGACACCCTTCACCCTCGCAATCTACCAGTTGCGAAACTTGATTATAACATTCGGTATAGTTTCCAGAACCACTAACATTATGACTTTTCGAATGATATCCATTAGGAAAGCAAGCATCTGTATCTGCATCTAAATTTTCAAGATACTTTTCATGAGCCTCGAACATCCCGTAGCCTAAGAATGATGTACTAGAGACCGTGTAATTTAGGTCAGTTTTTTG
This window of the Komagataella phaffii GS115 chromosome 2, complete sequence genome carries:
- a CDS encoding Peroxisomal 2,4-dienoyl-CoA reductase, auxiliary enzyme of fatty acid beta-oxidation: MSLSLDNIVPSFRLDGSVSIVTGGSGGLASVITKALLAQGSEIAVVDLNLERTKEAAELLIEWGKENLAKANGGSVPRVTYWACNVADAANVEEVFTNVNKEHGKLAEYLVHCAGYCENFPAHEYPARNAESLVQVNLLGSLYVSQSFARPLIKSGHRNGSIVLVGSMSGTIVNDPQPQVAYNMSKAGVIHLARSLACEWAPYNIRVNTLSPGYILTPLTRNVISGHTEMKDSWESKVPMKRLAEPNEFVGSVLYLLSKTGSSYTTGHNLVVDGGYECW
- a CDS encoding Apyrase with wide substrate specificity; translated protein: MVALNKHKPAKDLRAPISTNGTLNDYIVVIDAGSRGSRAYIYGWPSYQYIKDNHLGMNKRMDYEDKQQEDTPIEQTEQEFSDEDSKSETGLTASSDSGSDSNSDANSDSDSDSDSDSDSESKEPTDQHGDNPPVLQRRLPTIVTKSKWNKKIKPGIATYAESPEKVSEHIDKLLTRISEVIPKSEHFRTPIFLHATAGMRLVETEKREEILQYACAHVQKSGFFIPDCQSHFNVIDGDVEGLYAWLSTNYLMGSFNNPELHDHGKGHSSYGVLDMGGASTQIAFEPNSTESSLHKDQLFSVNLATTGSQKTDLNYTVSSTSFLGYGMFEAHEKYLENLDADTDACFPNGYHSKSHNVSGSGNYTECYNQVSQLVDCEGEGCLLTNSSLPAIDFDVNKFVGVSGYWDAISNILQIKKSKDLMSYGNAYSYETFAAETLKICNMPWKELDKLNNKDKNRVYDLKDDELAELCFKSTYLLNILHRGLGLPEVDSSLVESNFTHLQVAEKINGLEFSWTLGRALLYASSESIDTSDVKVGYNNPSGQFVNGGEVDGFTRPKYQMNNSFSKPGSKGNYLASMLMFMTIGLLILFFFLGRQRRRKLVDRLKERINQFRYKKLPNLNEGDSFELFDLEDGQDDTAGPEEFIIDSDDEDLRIT